The Maridesulfovibrio frigidus DSM 17176 genome has a segment encoding these proteins:
- a CDS encoding cyclic nucleotide-binding domain-containing protein, whose protein sequence is MGASSPNIKSFFKGQEIFKEGQESSVAYMIKKGAVNIYKVLNNEKIILARLGEGEIFGEMGIISKGSRTANAEAAEYCDLVILTDQIILKLLDQCPKTIQYMIRLFVKRLARTGDMISAKGHRSNFTSICRIMDLVYQNHMSMPRDKAKKERNHDLGLEYNKLCKAIRGIILVSQGEIDTVISKLKSLRIVEISDIRTGRAFPDRFLQITDPITFLEVTNNLFKELQKTAYTSTSELQTVDIYEIAEMLNSDAKVIYKKIGNEDFPETMFLFDRLKVSEWAADKEPGYFSKVKKKKKSLADLEEIEDIVFVDNATLKEVFTRLGYHKLGILMGIAEDDARKKIVHNLAKKIARIVEDEIRGNVDEAEAEDVVNEMFELVRDIKGGNK, encoded by the coding sequence ATGGGGGCCAGTAGTCCGAACATCAAATCCTTTTTTAAAGGTCAGGAGATTTTTAAAGAAGGTCAGGAAAGCTCCGTTGCGTATATGATCAAGAAGGGCGCTGTAAATATTTATAAAGTTCTTAATAATGAAAAAATAATATTAGCAAGGCTTGGAGAGGGTGAAATATTTGGAGAAATGGGGATAATATCTAAGGGATCTCGCACAGCAAATGCAGAAGCCGCTGAATATTGTGATCTCGTAATTCTCACCGACCAAATCATTCTGAAACTTCTCGATCAGTGTCCTAAAACAATCCAGTACATGATTCGCCTGTTTGTAAAACGGTTGGCGCGTACTGGTGATATGATCTCCGCCAAAGGGCATCGCAGTAATTTTACATCCATTTGTAGAATAATGGACCTTGTTTATCAAAACCACATGAGCATGCCTCGTGATAAGGCCAAGAAAGAGAGAAATCATGATCTTGGTCTTGAATATAATAAGCTATGCAAAGCCATTAGAGGCATCATTCTGGTTTCGCAAGGTGAGATTGACACAGTTATCAGTAAACTTAAAAGCCTTAGAATTGTTGAAATAAGTGACATCCGCACCGGACGGGCATTCCCGGACAGATTTTTACAGATTACTGATCCGATCACTTTTCTGGAAGTGACGAACAACTTATTTAAAGAACTGCAAAAAACAGCCTACACCTCGACATCAGAACTTCAGACCGTTGATATATATGAAATAGCCGAAATGCTTAATAGTGATGCGAAGGTTATCTACAAAAAAATAGGTAACGAAGATTTTCCGGAAACGATGTTCTTGTTTGATCGTTTAAAAGTCAGTGAATGGGCGGCAGATAAGGAACCGGGCTACTTCAGTAAGGTTAAGAAAAAGAAGAAAAGTTTAGCAGACCTCGAAGAGATCGAAGATATTGTCTTTGTTGATAATGCGACTCTCAAAGAAGTATTTACCCGTTTAGGCTACCATAAACTTGGTATTCTGATGGGTATTGCGGAAGATGATGCGCGGAAGAAAATTGTGCATAATCTCGCTAAGAAAATTGCTCGCATTGTTGAGGATGAAATTCGCGGCAATGTTGATGAGGCCGAGGCTGAAGATGTAGTAAATGAGATGTTTGAATTGGTCAGGGACATAAAGGGAGGCAATAAGTAG
- the chrA gene encoding chromate efflux transporter, whose protein sequence is MTENKSIPKVSFISIFITFFKLGLTAFGGPAMIPYIRVEVVDRKGWMAEEEFSAGTALAQIVPGATAMQVAAWAGLCTRGLAGSFFAYLGFALPAFTMICALSAAYIYFDNISVIESMFGGLKAVVTALIAHAAINFSVQYLGRISAKIMAFIVGCWLAFQGNPIMILVIMCIASIFIFTDITGCPPRKQSNVTTSLKGPLMLVAGLLTTLAVLYITSNTYFPLVFTMVKVDLFAFGGGYVSLPIMLHEVVHIHQWVSQSVFMDGIALGQITPGPVVMTAAFIGYIFKGIAGATIATISIFAPSFIIINLVAPFYDKLRSSALLQRALFGSLITLVGLMAAMSGQFLLTIKPQFSDIFILITAFILLRRGVNIVLVVPGCAVLSLIFGMLL, encoded by the coding sequence ATGACTGAAAACAAATCAATTCCCAAAGTCTCTTTTATTTCAATTTTCATTACATTTTTTAAACTTGGCCTTACAGCTTTCGGCGGACCGGCCATGATTCCCTATATCCGGGTCGAAGTTGTTGACCGTAAAGGATGGATGGCCGAAGAAGAATTTTCCGCGGGAACTGCGCTGGCGCAAATTGTACCGGGGGCGACAGCAATGCAGGTGGCGGCGTGGGCAGGGTTATGCACTAGAGGGCTGGCAGGCTCTTTTTTCGCATATCTAGGATTTGCTCTTCCAGCGTTCACCATGATTTGTGCGCTATCCGCAGCATATATATATTTCGATAATATTTCTGTAATCGAATCCATGTTCGGAGGACTTAAAGCAGTAGTAACAGCCCTTATTGCACACGCTGCGATTAATTTTTCTGTGCAATATTTAGGTAGAATATCAGCTAAAATTATGGCTTTCATAGTCGGTTGCTGGCTGGCTTTTCAGGGCAATCCCATCATGATCCTAGTCATAATGTGTATAGCCTCAATCTTTATTTTCACCGACATCACAGGCTGCCCTCCCAGAAAACAATCCAATGTAACAACCAGCCTCAAGGGACCGTTAATGTTAGTTGCGGGACTGCTGACCACCCTAGCAGTGCTCTATATCACTAGTAACACTTATTTCCCGCTCGTTTTTACAATGGTTAAAGTTGACCTTTTTGCTTTCGGCGGTGGATATGTCTCGTTACCCATTATGCTCCATGAAGTGGTGCATATTCATCAATGGGTATCTCAATCTGTATTTATGGACGGAATTGCCCTTGGCCAGATAACTCCCGGCCCAGTTGTTATGACTGCGGCTTTTATCGGATATATTTTCAAAGGCATCGCAGGCGCAACAATTGCGACAATTTCAATTTTTGCGCCCTCATTTATTATTATCAATCTTGTCGCGCCTTTTTACGACAAACTTCGTTCATCAGCGTTGCTGCAACGGGCTCTCTTCGGAAGTTTGATCACACTCGTCGGGCTTATGGCGGCCATGTCCGGCCAATTTCTGCTGACTATTAAACCGCAATTTTCAGATATATTTATACTGATCACAGCTTTCATACTTTTAAGACGTGGTGTAAACATAGTTCTGGTCGTACCCGGATGTGCCGTGCTTTCACTTATCTTCGGAATGCTTCTTTAA
- a CDS encoding phospholipase D-like domain-containing protein: protein MEWNLFFGHIAIVGGFLLAAILVMSILRKQRTSSAAFAWLMAIIFAPYLGVPLYLAFGGRKLKRDAHTKQDIHLVGQETIPRKDADPIDSLLREYDIPGATSGNEVRLCHDGVETYTELVDLIESAEHQILITTFILSRDEVGQDIVNKLAIKAANGVTVRLLLDDIGSFFTSKKFLAPILDNGGKVAYFMPLFRAPFHGRANLRNHRKIAIADQKTVLAGGTNIAKEYIGPTAFEDRWVDLSFVLKGPAVRHYLEVFQSDWQFASGETINIIPPCAAGSAISGEGVMQVVPSGPDVPMDPVHDALLTAAYTAEKKLWIVTPYYVPDEALAQALRLAAQRGVDVRVLVPGNSNHKIADLARGTHLRELAECGGKIMKYPHMMHAKVVVVDDRLAVVGSANMDMRSLFLNYEIVMFAYSKADIMPVHDWVEGLMNEGTQGVEPVGLARDTVEGLARLMAPLL, encoded by the coding sequence ATGGAATGGAATTTATTTTTTGGGCACATAGCTATCGTTGGTGGTTTTCTGCTTGCCGCAATCCTTGTTATGTCGATATTGCGTAAGCAAAGAACTTCCTCTGCGGCATTTGCGTGGCTAATGGCTATCATTTTCGCGCCGTACTTAGGAGTGCCTCTCTATCTGGCATTCGGCGGACGCAAGCTTAAACGGGACGCGCATACCAAACAAGACATCCATCTTGTTGGCCAGGAAACTATCCCTAGAAAAGATGCCGACCCCATTGATTCTCTTTTACGTGAATACGATATTCCCGGTGCAACTAGCGGTAATGAAGTTCGCCTCTGCCATGATGGAGTTGAAACATATACCGAACTGGTAGATCTCATTGAATCAGCCGAGCACCAAATTCTGATCACCACATTCATACTTTCCCGCGATGAAGTCGGACAGGACATAGTCAATAAGCTTGCTATAAAAGCCGCTAACGGAGTGACTGTCCGCTTATTACTTGATGACATTGGGTCATTCTTCACCTCGAAAAAATTTCTCGCTCCAATCCTCGATAACGGGGGAAAAGTTGCTTACTTCATGCCACTTTTCAGAGCTCCTTTCCACGGCCGCGCAAACTTACGTAACCATCGTAAAATAGCCATTGCCGACCAGAAAACAGTGCTTGCCGGCGGAACAAATATCGCAAAAGAATACATCGGCCCCACCGCCTTTGAAGACCGCTGGGTGGATCTATCCTTCGTGCTTAAAGGCCCTGCTGTGCGCCACTATTTAGAAGTTTTTCAGTCTGACTGGCAGTTCGCGTCGGGCGAAACCATTAATATAATTCCTCCATGTGCCGCGGGTTCCGCTATTAGCGGGGAAGGAGTTATGCAGGTGGTTCCATCCGGCCCTGACGTACCGATGGACCCGGTTCATGACGCTCTGCTCACAGCTGCGTACACTGCTGAAAAAAAACTCTGGATCGTAACTCCTTACTATGTACCGGATGAAGCTTTGGCTCAGGCCCTCAGACTTGCTGCCCAGCGCGGAGTGGATGTGCGAGTTCTCGTTCCCGGTAATTCAAATCACAAAATCGCAGACCTTGCGCGCGGTACTCATTTACGTGAGCTGGCGGAATGTGGCGGCAAGATTATGAAATATCCACACATGATGCATGCTAAAGTCGTTGTAGTTGATGACAGGCTTGCGGTTGTAGGCTCTGCAAATATGGATATGCGGAGTTTATTCCTGAATTATGAAATAGTAATGTTTGCATATTCCAAAGCGGATATAATGCCTGTACATGACTGGGTCGAAGGACTCATGAATGAAGGAACCCAAGGCGTCGAACCCGTAGGACTGGCGAGAGATACAGTCGAAGGATTAGCTAGACTCATGGCTCCACTTCTCTAA